From the Microplitis mediator isolate UGA2020A chromosome 6, iyMicMedi2.1, whole genome shotgun sequence genome, one window contains:
- the LOC130669655 gene encoding uncharacterized protein LOC130669655, giving the protein MGHRQNPSNEMNRGLNDLYNTEDDFENPQLPVNANVQVIEGDHGQITPNGRDQRTLSSSIPSPLNLNNLTTIIDSRFLSNDAIIRQLSLQIDECMRGHHDSQRQIRHIQKNMDDVQQNLTLLSNHIRETNQTVGLYARCTTNMLKRARTRGDLGLEDLRLLKELNMEKLPDSNINPADITAEIIREITNAAACTARPASHLHGPPPLPSSPRPSMPNANSSYHQPLRIDCPHGTAGQSMHGTEYNSQRSFAKNVAAAEAIMSQRGLTYPSTTLKAREYLRALTDFGKEMGLTESEHLTLAKTAMYQAEGHWVRQYQHSWHCWEDFAKSYTEYFTSGKTDLDISQEIMTTYQQHREDPKTFIKEAMMKYQEMDKAPSEEEQVLVIRARLSYEIQSQLDSLAPYTKTYSQLNSAVRTAVQRLAQRAKAAAETRKPAKYTKRAYEGVPSSDSEDSEIC; this is encoded by the coding sequence atgggGCATCGTCAAAATCCATCTAACGAGATGAATCGCGGTCTTAACGATCTCTATAACACCGAAGATGATTTTGAAAATCCACAACTTCCTGTCAACGCGAATGTTCAAGTAATCGAAGGTGACCACGGTCAAATAACACCAAACGGGCGCGATCAACGTACTTTATCGTCGTCGATACCCTCACCACTCAATCTAAACAACTTGACGACAATAATTGACAGTCGATTCTTATCGAATGACGCTATTATACGACAACTGAGCCTACAAATAGACGAATGTATGAGGGGTCACCATGACTCTCAAAGACAGATAAGACATATACAAAAGAACATGGACGACGTCCAACAGAATCTGACTTTATTAAGTAACCACATAAGGGAGACCAATCAAACCGTAGGTCTGTACGCTCGCTGTACCACCAATATGTTAAAAAGAGCGCGTACTCGTGGAGATTTGGGATTAGAAGATCTTCGATTACTTAAAGAACTaaatatggaaaaattacCTGATTCAAATATCAACCCTGCCGACATCACCGCAGAAATTATTCGAGAAATTACAAATGCAGCCGCATGTACTGCTCGACCTGCTTCACATTTACATGGTCCTCCACCACTACCATCATCTCCTCGTCCTTCCATGCCGAACGCTAACTCCAGCTACCACCAACCTCTCCGAATCGACTGCCCTCATGGAACAGCCGGCCAATCAATGCATGGGACGGAATATAACAGCCAACGAAGCTTCGCTAAAAATGTAGCTGCCGCTGAAGCTATCATGAGTCAGCGTGGACTCACATATCCCAGCACCACTTTAAAAGCCCGGGAATATTTACGAGCCCTGACCGACTTCGGGAAAGAAATGGGCTTAACCGAATCAGAGCACCTGACACTGGCTAAAACAGCCATGTACCAAGCTGAAGGACACTGGGTGAGACAGTATCAACATTCCTGGCACTGCTGGGAAGACTTTGCTAAATCCTACACCGAATATTTTACATCGGGGAAAACTGACTTAGACATAAGTCAAGAAATCATGACCACGTACCAACAACACCGTGAAGATCCCAAGACGTTCATCAAAGAAGCCATGATGAAATATCAAGAGATGGACAAAGCACCGTCAGAAGAAGAGCAAGTTCTCGTGATCAGAGCTCGCTTATCATATGAAATCCAGTCTCAACTTGACTCTCTGGCTCCTTACACCAAAACCTATTCACAATTAAACTCAGCCGTGAGAACAGCTGTACAACGATTAGCTCAGAGAGCCAAAGCCGCTGCAGAGACCAGAAAACCTGCAAAATATACCAAAAGAGCGTATGAAGGAGTACCTTCATCAGACTCAGAAGACTCggaaatttgttaa
- the LOC130670540 gene encoding uncharacterized protein LOC130670540, which produces MSGSWSRTQVRWHSNKKEKPAVYQSLAQQGQSLRGAHILLQSDNRTVVAYIRKEGGTKSLELYNLTHKLLTLIDELQVSLSAYYLPGRYSGTADQLSRKKALPEWHLLPEATEEVFKRWGTPEIDLFGSAESAVIRTYVSLDCRDRSTPFTDCLQSNMGIQARLAFSTSQPDPKSTSSQTRARVSFY; this is translated from the coding sequence ATGTCGGGAAGCTGGTCAAGAACGCAGGTGAGGTGGCACTCCAACAAAAAGGAGAAGCCAGCGGTATACCAGTCGCTGGCGCAGCAGGGGCAGTCCCTGAGGGGAGCACACATTCTGTTGCAGTCAGACAACCGCACGGTGGTAGCCTATATCCGGAAGGAAGGGGGCACCAAATCATTGGAGCTATACAACCTCACGCACAAGCTCCTCACTCTGATCGATGAGCTTCAGGTATCTCTATCGGCCTATTATCTCCCGGGAAGGTACAGCGGCACCGCAGACCAGCTGTCAAGGAAAAAGGCGCTTCCAGAGTGGCACTTACTGCCAGAGGCTACCGAAGAGGTCTTCAAACGATGGGGCACGCCAGAAATAGATCTGTTCGGATCAGCCGAATCTGCAGTGATCAGAACCTACGTATCGCTAGACTGCAGAGATCGGTCAACCCCATTTACCGATTGCCTTCAGTCGAACATGGGAATTCAGGCGCGCTTGGCTTTTTCCACCTCCCAGCCTGATCCCAAGAGTACTAGCTCACAAACAAGAGCCAGGGTCAGTTTCTACTAG